GAAAATAGAAAGCCTGATTACACGCCACACCACAGCCATCATTCCAGTCCATGTCTACGGCAATGTCTGTAATATAGAGGCTATTGAAACTATCGCTAAAAAGCACCACTTAAAAGTTGTCTATGACGCGGCTCATGCTTTTGGTGTGGAAGTGAACGGCGAGGGAATTGGAAATTTCGGTGATGTTTCAATGTTTAGTTTTCATGCGACTAAGGTATTCAATACCATTGAAGGCGGTGCGCTGACATACCGTGATGCAGGCTTAAAAGACTTGCTTTATAACCTTAAAAATTTTGGGATTACATCACCAATAAATGTAGAAGATATTGGTACCAATGCCAAAATGAACGAGTTTCAGGCCGCTATGGGGATTTGTAATTTGCGCCATGTTGACAAAGAAATTGAGAAAAGAAAAAAGGTAGTGGAACGCTATCGAGAACATTTGGAAAATATCCCTGGGATTAAATTAAATCTCAAACAGCAGGGCGTAAAGACTAATTATGCTTATTTTCCTGTGATTTTTGACAAAGAAGTCTTTGGAAAGTCTCGAAATCAAGTGGCTGATGAACTGGCTAAAGAAAATATATTTGTTCGTAAATATTTTTATCCTTTAATTAATGATTATGAATGCTATCGTTCAATTTATTCGTCAAAGGCGACGCCCATTGCAAAAAAAGTTGCCGATGAAGTGGTAACATTGCCATTATATGCAGACTTACCAATTACAATGGTTGATGAAATATGCCGAATTATTGTGAAAAAAAATTGATTTAGTAGTTTTAAATATAAAATTCACTTATATATTTTGGCTAGTTATGTCAAATATAAAGAGATATAAAAATTATAAGGAGGAAGAATGGTTTTAGCAATTTATGGTGCCGGCGGGTTAGGCAGAGAAGTTTTAATGCTAGCTCGGCAGATTAATCAAAAAGATCATCGTTGGGATGATTATCTTTTTATTGATGATTTTAATCCAGACAGAAAAATAAAGGATATTTCAGTCGTCAAATTAGAAGACACATTATCCCAAAGTAATGAAGACAGCATTGAATTTGTTGTAGCAGTAGGTGAACCATCGTTAAGAGAAAAAATATTTTTAAAACTAAAAGAACGAAATTTGCAAATTGCCACATTGTGTCATCCAAGCGTATATATTGATGAATCTGTCGAAATCGGTGAAGGGACAATTATTTGTCAAAATGTTTTTGTTTCATGTGATTTAAAAATTGGGGATAACATTTTAATTCAGCCAGGTGTGAATGTTGGTCATGATTGTACGATACAGAGTAATTGTGTCATCTCAAGTGGTGTTACTGTTGCTGGAAATTGCAAAATTGAGAAAAACACCTATATAGGAATGAATGTACCGATTAAAGAAAATATATGTATAGGATATGACACCATTATTGGAATGGGTTCAGCAGTTTTTAAAAATATACCAGACAGCATAATCGCGCTGGGGAATCCAGCACGCCCCATGAGAAAAAATGAAGAAAAAAAAGTGTTTAAATAGGAGATACAAATGTTACTAAAAGGAAAAACAGCAGTGATTACAGGTTGTTTGCAGGGAATCGGTTTAGCCACCTTAGAACTGTTTGTAAAAAATGGAGCAAATGTTTTTGCTTGCTGCCAAAATGAAGATGCGGCTTTCACGAGCTATATCGGTGAAATGGAAAAAGAGCATGGTGTGGAAATTACGCCCGTCTATTTTGATTTAATGGATAATGAAGCCGTCAAAAATGGTGTTAAAACAATACAAAAACAGAAAAAGCCTATTGACGTTTTAGTCAATGTCGCGGGGATGAATCTTGATGCGTTGTTCCATATGGTTACAATGGACCAGCTTGAAAAAACATTTCAGGTAAACTTTTTTTCACAGATATTATTAACCCAATACATGACTAAATTAATGTTACGTCATGGTAAAGGAAGTGTTATTAATATTTCAAGCATCTCAGGAATTGATGGAAATTTAGGACAATTGGCATATGCTTCATCAAAAGCAGCTCTAATTGCGGCAACAAAGACGATTTCTCAAGAATTAGGCCCTAAAGGCATAAGGGTTAACGCCATAGCCCCTGGAGTAATCGAAACAGACATGACAAAGAATTTGCCCGAAGAAGCGCTTGAACGACAGATGAAGCGAAGTAATATTCATCGTTTAGGGTTACCTGAAGAAGTCGCGAAAGCCATATTATATTTAGCGTCCGATTTATCAAGCTTTGTGACAGGACAAGTCATAAGAGTTGACGGCGGAATTGGATGTTAGGAGGTTATGAAGATGTTACTTGAAAATAAAAATGTAATCATTACAGGAACGAACAGAGGCATTGGACGTGCAATGGTCGAAGCTTTTGCCAGCAACGGTGCTAATGTTTGGGCACATGCAAGAAAAGAGAATGAAGTCTTTGAAAAAGAAATGCGAGAAGTTTCAGAAAAATATGGTGTAGAGATATGGCCAATCTATTTTGACTTGAAAAACGGTCAGGAAATGAAAGAAGCTGTAAAAAAAATTCGATCTGCAAAGCGTACAATTGATGTTTTGGTTAACAATGCCGGCATTACCTATAACGCATTGTTCCAAATGTCTTCAGAAGAAAACCTAAGAGAACAGTTTGAGGTCAATTTCTTTTCAATGTTTTTATTTACCCAATACATCTCTAAGTTGATGGTTCGTCAAAAGCATGGAAACATTGTAAATATTGCATCTTCAGCTGCTATAGATGGGAACCCTGGAAAATCGGTCTATGGCGCGACAAAAGCCGCTGTCATTTGTATGACTAATTCCATTGCAGAGGAGTTGGGAGAACAGGGAATCAGAGCTAATTGTATCGCACCGGGAATAACAGAAACAGAAATGCTCAGTACAATGCCAGAAGAAGTAGTCGAAGCTTCAAAAAACTCAGCAGATTTGCGGCGTGGTGGTAAGCCAAGTGAAATAGCGAATACTGCCGTCTTTCTGGCCTCCGATCTATCGAGTTATATTACCGGACAAGTAATTCGGGTCGATGGGGGATTAAAATGATCAGTGAAGAAGCAGTTTTAAAAGGAAAAATCGCAGCAAAAAATATGCGGGAAAATATTTTAAAACTTGCTTTGAAAGGAGGCAGCAACGGTGCACATCTTGCACCTGCACTCTCAATTGTGGAAATAATGGCGGCTCTCTATACCAATATCTTAAACGTTAAAGAAGATATGCCCGAATGGGAAGGACGTGACCGTTTTATCTTGAGCAAGGGACATGGAGCGTTGGGATTTTACACGGCGCTCTATGAAGCAAGGATTATTTCAAAAGAAAAACTTTTTACTTTTGAAGATGATGGGGGAGATTTACCAGGTCAGCCGAGTAAAAATATCCAATTAGGCATTGAATTTTCAGGTGGAAGTTTGGGATTAGGCCTCTCTTATGGTGTGGGAATCGCTTTGGCTACTTATATGAAAGAATTGTCATCCAAGACTTATGTATTAATGGGTGATGGTGAAATCAACGAAGGAACTGTGTGGGAAAGTGCCATGTTTGCCGGTAGTCATAAACTAACCAATCTGGTTGCGATCATTGACTATAACAATATGCAATCCGACGGTTTCAGAAAAAACATTTTACCCATTGATTATAAACCGATATGGACAAGCTTTGGCTGGCAAGTAGCAGAGTGTGATGGACATAATGTTGAAGAACTGATGAATATATTTGAAACACAGATTCATGATAAACCATTAGTAATCATTGCCAATACCGTAAAAGGAAAAGGTGTTAGTTTTATGGAAAACAACAAAGAGTGGCACCATAACAAACTAACGGAAGAACAATATAAGCAGGCGATGGATGAACTTGAAAAAGGAGAAATTGGCTATGATTGAATATAAATCTTCAGCAATAAGAATGTGGTCAATTTTGGGTTCAAGAGGCGCATTTGGCGTTGCTTTAAATGAGCTGGCACAGAGTCATCCGGAAATCATTGCCTTATCAGCCGATCTTTGTACGACATCAGGGCTAGATCGATTTAAAAACAGCTATCCCAACCGCTGTATTAATGTAGGAATCGCTGAACAAAATATGGTCGGTATTGCCGCGGGGATGGCCTCAATGTCATATATCCCATTTGCAACTACTTTTTCTAATTTTGCATCCCTAAGGTCATGTGAACAAATGAGACATTTTATGGGATATATGAAAGAAAATGTTAAGATTGTTGGTTTAGGAGCTGGATTTGCCATGGGAATGTTTGGTGTGACACATTATGGATTAGAAGATATAGCATCCATTCGAGCAATACCAAATATAACTATTTTGTCCCCAGCGGATTGCACAGAAACAGTCAAAATGACACAAAAAGCCCTTGAAATTAAGGGACCTGTATATCTGCGGTTAACTGGCGTGATGAACGCACCAATCATTTATAAAAAAGATTATGAGATCGAAATTGGAAAAACCATTCCCTTAAGCAATGGGGATGATCTCACAATTTTTGCAACAGGCAGCATGGTCAACGAAGCACTGAAAGCATCAGAAATTTTAAAAAAACAAGGGATCAGTGCAGCCGTTGAAGATGTACATACTATTAAACCATTTGATACAGAAGCCATTGAACGAGCCTGTTCAAAAAAAATGATCGTAACGATTGAAGAGCATAGTGTCATTGGAGGCCTTGGAAGTGTCGTTTCTGAAACACTCAGCAAGATCGCCAAGCATCCTATGCAATTGACCATTGGAGTAGAAAATAACTATCCTAAGGCAGGGAGTTATCAATATTTAGTTAATTTTTGTGGATTATCAGCAGATTCAATTGCTGAAAAAATAAATAAAAAATACAAAGAGGTAAATAGAGATGAATAATTTAGATTTATACAAAGAAGCTTTTGTAAAAACATTTGGTGTTGGTGAAGAAGACTTAAACGGCTTGGAGTATCAGTCTATTGCAGCTTGGGATTCTGTTGGGCACATGGCTCTAATCGCAGAACTCGAGGAAGCCTTCGACATCATGATGGATACCGACGACATCATCGATTTGAGTTCTTATGAGAAAGGGAAAGAGATTTTAGGAAAGTATGATGTGGAATTTTAACCCCTATCTCAATAAGCATGCCGCCATATCCGAAACCGGTGAAACCATAACCTATGCCGAGCTTAAGAGCTTTGCCCAAGAAATGCACACCCAAATACCCGAAAGAGCCTTAGTCTTTTCCCTGTGCGAAAACACCATCGGCTCACTGGCAGGGTATGTCGGATTTTTAGAAAATAAAATCGTGCCGTTGCTTTTGGACAGCGGAATGGACGCCGAGCTTTTAGAGCAGCTGATCGCGCTATACCATCCCAGCTATCTCTGGCTGCCTGAAGCCATGAAAGAAAGCTTTCTAAAACAGAAAGTCCATCAGAACAATACCGAAGTATGGCGTAGCAGAGGCTATGTGCTTTTAAAAACGCATCTCGCACCCTATCCGCTTAACGATGCGCTGGCATTGCTACTCACCACCTCCGGCTCCACCGGCAGTCCCAAGCTGGTGCGTCAGAGCGCCCAAAATATACAGGCCAACGCCGAATCCATTGCCGAGTACCTTGAGCTGACCGAAGCAGAACGCCCCATCACCAGTCTGCCCATGAATTACACCTACGGTCTGTCCATCATTAACAGCCATCTGTTAAAAGGCGCAACCCTTTTAATGACCACCAAAAGCTTCATGCAGAAAGAATTCTGGCAGTTTTTTAAAGAGCAGGAGGCAACCTCC
This region of Eubacterium sp. 1001713B170207_170306_E7 genomic DNA includes:
- a CDS encoding SDR family NAD(P)-dependent oxidoreductase; translated protein: MLLKGKTAVITGCLQGIGLATLELFVKNGANVFACCQNEDAAFTSYIGEMEKEHGVEITPVYFDLMDNEAVKNGVKTIQKQKKPIDVLVNVAGMNLDALFHMVTMDQLEKTFQVNFFSQILLTQYMTKLMLRHGKGSVINISSISGIDGNLGQLAYASSKAALIAATKTISQELGPKGIRVNAIAPGVIETDMTKNLPEEALERQMKRSNIHRLGLPEEVAKAILYLASDLSSFVTGQVIRVDGGIGC
- a CDS encoding transketolase, which translates into the protein MISEEAVLKGKIAAKNMRENILKLALKGGSNGAHLAPALSIVEIMAALYTNILNVKEDMPEWEGRDRFILSKGHGALGFYTALYEARIISKEKLFTFEDDGGDLPGQPSKNIQLGIEFSGGSLGLGLSYGVGIALATYMKELSSKTYVLMGDGEINEGTVWESAMFAGSHKLTNLVAIIDYNNMQSDGFRKNILPIDYKPIWTSFGWQVAECDGHNVEELMNIFETQIHDKPLVIIANTVKGKGVSFMENNKEWHHNKLTEEQYKQAMDELEKGEIGYD
- a CDS encoding acyl carrier protein, which gives rise to MNNLDLYKEAFVKTFGVGEEDLNGLEYQSIAAWDSVGHMALIAELEEAFDIMMDTDDIIDLSSYEKGKEILGKYDVEF
- a CDS encoding DegT/DnrJ/EryC1/StrS family aminotransferase; protein product: MQHKPVLVTRSSLPDLEEYVEEIKPIFESAWLTNMGPVHQNFEQQLESYLKVPNVSLFCNGHLSLFIAIKALRLSGEVITTPFSFASTTHAIADNGLRPVFCDIDPDTYTLDPQKIESLITRHTTAIIPVHVYGNVCNIEAIETIAKKHHLKVVYDAAHAFGVEVNGEGIGNFGDVSMFSFHATKVFNTIEGGALTYRDAGLKDLLYNLKNFGITSPINVEDIGTNAKMNEFQAAMGICNLRHVDKEIEKRKKVVERYREHLENIPGIKLNLKQQGVKTNYAYFPVIFDKEVFGKSRNQVADELAKENIFVRKYFYPLINDYECYRSIYSSKATPIAKKVADEVVTLPLYADLPITMVDEICRIIVKKN
- a CDS encoding SDR family oxidoreductase, which codes for MLLENKNVIITGTNRGIGRAMVEAFASNGANVWAHARKENEVFEKEMREVSEKYGVEIWPIYFDLKNGQEMKEAVKKIRSAKRTIDVLVNNAGITYNALFQMSSEENLREQFEVNFFSMFLFTQYISKLMVRQKHGNIVNIASSAAIDGNPGKSVYGATKAAVICMTNSIAEELGEQGIRANCIAPGITETEMLSTMPEEVVEASKNSADLRRGGKPSEIANTAVFLASDLSSYITGQVIRVDGGLK
- a CDS encoding acetyltransferase is translated as MVLAIYGAGGLGREVLMLARQINQKDHRWDDYLFIDDFNPDRKIKDISVVKLEDTLSQSNEDSIEFVVAVGEPSLREKIFLKLKERNLQIATLCHPSVYIDESVEIGEGTIICQNVFVSCDLKIGDNILIQPGVNVGHDCTIQSNCVISSGVTVAGNCKIEKNTYIGMNVPIKENICIGYDTIIGMGSAVFKNIPDSIIALGNPARPMRKNEEKKVFK
- a CDS encoding transketolase C-terminal domain-containing protein; this encodes MIEYKSSAIRMWSILGSRGAFGVALNELAQSHPEIIALSADLCTTSGLDRFKNSYPNRCINVGIAEQNMVGIAAGMASMSYIPFATTFSNFASLRSCEQMRHFMGYMKENVKIVGLGAGFAMGMFGVTHYGLEDIASIRAIPNITILSPADCTETVKMTQKALEIKGPVYLRLTGVMNAPIIYKKDYEIEIGKTIPLSNGDDLTIFATGSMVNEALKASEILKKQGISAAVEDVHTIKPFDTEAIERACSKKMIVTIEEHSVIGGLGSVVSETLSKIAKHPMQLTIGVENNYPKAGSYQYLVNFCGLSADSIAEKINKKYKEVNRDE